From Phaeodactylum tricornutum CCAP 1055/1 chromosome 11, complete sequence, one genomic window encodes:
- a CDS encoding predicted protein, translating to MITEVPKISRGAFVVLEGVDRCGKTTQSGLLLKRLLAAGIAACSMRFPDRTTATGKIIDQYLQSSQNLDDRAIHLLFSANRWESADALTAHLQAGTTVLCDRYAYSGVAFSASKIDKKGNSLLSLDWCQAPDQGLPAPDCVIFLDLSQAEAEQRGGYGGERYEKKEMQIRVRHRFGDLEAIDKASGRVAWKFIDAAQSVEQVENDIWKAVEETIQAVKGSKALGKMWQDGEYEFKSVGDGESESP from the exons ATGATTACGGAAGTGCCTAAAATTTCTCGAGGAGcatttgttgttttggaaggcGTCGATAGGTGCGGCAAAACAACGCAATCCGGTCTTTTACTGAAACGCCTTTTGGCTGCCGGGATTGCCGCTTGTAGCATGCGCTTTCCGGACCGTACCACAGCAACGGGAAAAATCATTGATCAATACTTGCAGAGCTCGCAAAATTTGGACGATCGAGCGATTCATCTCCTTTTCTCTGCCAACCGATGGGAATCGGCCGATGCATTGACAGCCCATTTACAAGCCGGAACCACCGTTTTGTGCGATCGATACGCATACAGTGGCGTTGCTTTTTCCGCATCTAAAATTGATAAGAAGGGAAATTCCTTGCTTTCTCTTGACTGGTGCCAGGCTCCAGATCAAGGCCTACCCGCTCCTGACTGTGTTATTTTCTTGGATTTGAGTCAAGCAGAAGCAGAACAACGGGGCGG CTATGGTGGAGAACGGTAcgagaagaaagaaatgcAGATTCGCGTCCGACATAGATTTGGCGATTTGGAAGCTATAGATAAGGCTTCCGGCCGTGTTGCATGGAAATTCATAGACGCAGCACAATCTGTTGAGCAGGTAGAAAATGACATCTGGAAAGCGGTTGAAGAGACAATCCAAGCAGTGAAAGGTAGCAAAGCCTTGGGGAAAATGTGGCAAGATGGGGAATATGAATTCAAATCAGTCGGTGATGGTGAATCAGAATCACCGTAA
- a CDS encoding predicted protein: MSKPSIVQRFRQTLGRALRETGQALERLGVKTASLANTKHDFYDDPVPYEDFLSRHRHQLPFLMSGRPIVHDDVAYLAPCSTLIGSVRVGPGASIWYGAILRADLCANANNEVDPWEITGRESRTTYHGGGIFIGEDSNVQDGAILTSRSDHCRIGKGVTIGHLAQIHSATVGDFSLIGMGSVVLEGAVVETEAFVAAGAVVAPGQVIKEGELWVGNPARKLRDLTPPQREKLHYQSSEYVKVADMHVGSMELGGNLSQELLEERYPSLPPGNVALADVVNEHDGDTMHESKEDRAAPTSTKGGPI; the protein is encoded by the coding sequence ATGTCTAAACCAAGCATAGTTCAGCGATTCCGTCAAACCCTTGGACGCGCTCTCCGGGAAACTGGACAGGCTTTGGAGCGTCTCGGGGTCAAGACAGCATCACTGGCCAACACAAAGCACGATTTTTACGACGATCCGGTACCCTACGAAGACTTTTTATCCCGACACCGTCACCAACTTCCATTTTTAATGAGTGGTCGCCCCATTGTTCATGACGATGTGGCATACTTGGCACCTTGCAGTACTCTGATAGGATCAGTTAGGGTTGGCCCAGGTGCATCGATATGGTACGGGGCAATTTTACGAGCAGACCTGTGTGCTAATGCCAACAACGAAGTCGATCCATGGGAAATTACCGGTCGAGAATCTCGAACTACTTATCATGGAGGAGGTATTTTCATCGGAGAAGACTCTAATGTCCAGGACGGAGCAATCCTAACCTCCCGATCAGACCATTGTAGAATCGGGAAAGGTGTCACCATTGGTCACTTGGCTCAAATTCATAGCGCGACCGTCGGTGATTTCAGCTTAATTGGCATGGGCAGTGTTGTGCTAGAAGGCGCTGTCGTGGAGACCGAGGCCTTTGTTGCGGCTGGTGCGGTGGTCGCACCTGGACAAGTAATTAAAGAAGGTGAGCTATGGGTAGGAAACCCTGCACGCAAGCTACGCGACCTGACACCACCTCAGCGAGAAAAGTTGCACTATCAAAGTAGCGAATACGTCAAGGTGGCAGATATGCACGTCGGCAGCATGGAATTAGGAGGGAATCTATCACAAGAACTGCTTGAAGAGCGGTACCCAAGTTTGCCCCCTGGAAATGTTGCGCTCGCCGATGTTGTCAACGAGCATGATGGTGATACAATGCACGAGTCCAAAGAAGATAGAGCGGCGCCAACTTCTACGAAAGGGGGGCCAATATAA
- a CDS encoding predicted protein: MGARHDRSSRSCGCDAQTSHVVTRNGLTPLSLCFYRGKKFVVPVPVFLFSGFVDQFGLWSIGFAEFQQRYSRSECTTTLVVNGLMEQTLLRHGMIRTQEGEVKRSLCDQSSLQTSRRPGFPPPLAPEPKTNGLTISTVAHFRKRSALPLGVPINQQLLLMNEETARTVRHESPDPENPGTPPDTSERFAAAVAAHAGPRRRTFGTHQTSVVAHTAPALSPSLVDLHTADLRVTGNPHADDAESAECHNHVRNLGTSVGALLHSDPDDDEVSLTESRTATRVHEELHDDETPTLFAKESAPQTPVGRTPQSPARPTLSAPLSPTFRAVAMDALLISTEALYAQVRNAQDVTVKDIVLSLQAEYGGLVLTKLQKKAVREHLTTLIQQQQQQQPPDTESDGDDRDDEKEEEEDSVGEVDSSDDEVDESSDYEEDQKPNHSKEWKRRVPVTPKQHSTDTSHAKSSRSSSLRKKKVNPKTSAVRKHAEKLRQRRMQELRVRNEELQLEEDQRSAQDQERAVQIAQKFDTNTDELKLLRVQHRLDLLQKLDQTRVRVLQTSNTLVTTTAPRTGDVHETTVAEDSTTPVGSETDKDDSDEDSELEIVGASETSPKLWKHPPPRPTNDLLGDLLNRADDANNAMHPPLRTRKPAASPGSARAALKVRLVAQRRRMGNLWLARELGYSNEKEHLDECLALERQKQKAVLQREQVRLVANERQALRATLLREQATSEAIEDGEQDDSDDEAYIPENDTLTGGLPSFREESENEEDEEQVMAREIEFEQAPAVPPALSSPPVELARSVTAATDIGDTAESEEKDNALSEIPIGPVQTDIVSDEETNRQEDDLVDSEDDFETQGRSSLVYKSAAPNAEEKSAEARILALSGAQVESDSTSNVTEEQDETIQAKAASPEKPKGPRNSAWQAMLRKEAEQLKKSKRNKNGLVEEEADEEEEEEIVGLEDFGFKLHKKSKQEEDEDDGNDEVDEDDLKHVVDDLSDDEGDEDAGKKARIEMQQQEEKERHKEMMRRMRDGLDGRRGGIATGGAGARGMHRFDQLVAADNRESAKRLGLLNDDELDSDNEEGNKDATDDEEDETALLDKMLKDRFLHRSSVQLEENFSDDDSEDDEEQSSLKDGSGEQDELEEKEQERLAKRFAKRARMQRLIETYGHDEEFSQSKLIDEDATLQIELQQMKAKRIGSQEEPVFNF, translated from the exons ATGGGGGCACGGCACGATAGATCCAGTAGGAGCTGCGGATGCGATGCACAAACAAGTCACGTTGTCACTAGGAATGGCCTCACCCCTTTGTCCCTTTGTTTCTACCGAGGGAAAAAGTTTGTCGTTCCCGTCCCAGTTTTCCTTTTCTCCGGGTTTGTGGATCAATTCGGTCTGTGGTCGATCGGTTTTGCGGAATTTCAACAGAGATACAGTCGGTCGGAGTGCACTACGACGCTAGTGGTGAATGGACTTATGGAACAGACTCTCCTGCGACACGGAATGATTCGAACCCAAGAAGGGGAAGTCAAACGATCGTTGTGCGACCAAAGTAGCTTACAAACTTCACGCCGACCGGGATTCCCGCCGCCCCTCGCGCCCGAACCGAAAACAAATGGATTGACAA TATCTACCGTCGCCCATTTCCGTAAACGTTCCGCCCTGCCTCTCGGCGTACCCATCAACCAGCAACTCCTACT AATGAATGAAGAAACGGCAAGGACCGTGAGGCACGAGAGTCCCGACCCGGAGAATCCCGGAACACCTCCCGACACGTCGGAACGCTTCGCGGCAGCCGTCGCAGCGCACGCGGGTCCCCGCCGACGCACCTTTGGTACACACCAGACGTCTGTGGTCGCTCACACGGCTCCTGCCCTCTCACCGTCGCTCGTGGATCTCCACACGGCTGATCTCCGCGTGACGGGGAACCCCCacgccgacgacgccgaGTCTGCGGAATGCCACAATCACGTCCGCAACCTAGGAACGTCCGTCGGAGCTCTCCTCCACTCGGACcctgacgacgacgaggtgTCTCTCACGGAATCGCGGACCGCAACTCGTGTTCACGAGGAGTtgcacgacgacgagacaCCGACGTTGTTCGCCAAGGAGAGCGCGCCCCAAACTCCCGTCGGTCGCACTCCCCAGAGCCCAGCGCGCCCAACCTTGTCTGCTCCGCTTTCGCCGACGTTTCGTGCAGTAGCCATGGATGCCCTCCTCATATCCACTGAAGCACTGTACGCGCAGGTCCGTAACGCACAGGACGTTACCGTCAAGGATATTGTCCTCTCCTTGCAAGCGGAATACGGTGGACTGGTCTTGACGAAACTGCAAAAGAAGGCCGTGCGGGAGCATTTGACGACACTGattcagcaacaacagcaacagcaaccacCAGACACCGAGTCTGATGGCGACGACCGAGACGAtgagaaagaagaagaagaagactcggTCGGGGAGGTCGACAGctcggacgacgaagtcgacgAGTCCTCGGATTACGAAGAAGACCAAAAACCGAACCACTCCAAAGAGTGGAAACGGCGCGTTCCCGTAACACCCAAGCAACATTCCACCGACACCTCCCACGCCAAATCCTCACGTTCCTCCAGTTTGCGCAAGAAAAAGGTCAACCCCAAGACATCTGCCGTCCGGAAACACGCCGAAAAGCTTCGTCAGCGGCGTATGCAGGAACTCCGTGTCCGCAACGAAGAACTCCAGCTCGAAGAAGACCAGCGTTCGGCGCAAGATCAGGAGCGGGCCGTGCAAATTGCACAAAAATTCGACACCAATACGGATGAACTCAAGCTATTGCGGGTGCAGCACCGACTAGACTTGTTGCAAAAGCTAGACCAAACCCGGGTACGTGTATTGCAAACCTCCAACACACTCGTCACTACCACCGCGCCCCGCACCGGGGATGTTCACGAGACGACCGTCGCGGAAGACAGTACCACTCCCGTCGGCTCGGAGACTGACAAGGATGACTCCGACGAGGACTCGGAACTCGAAATTGTCGGAGCGTCCGAGACATCCCCCAAGCTCTGGAAACATCCACCGCCCAGACCCACCAACGATCTCTTGGGGGATCTTTTGAATCGTGCTGATGACGCAAACAACGCGATGCACCCTCCACTACGGACTCGGAAGCCAGCGGCGTCGCCCGGCAGTGCGCGCGCGGCGCTCAAAGTTCGACTGGTAGCTCAGCGCCGTCGCATGGGTAATCTTTGGTTGGCACGGGAGTTGGGATattccaacgaaaaggagcATTTAGACGAGTGTCTGGCGCTCGaacgacaaaagcaaaaagctGTGCTACAACGGGAACAGGTGCGGCTCGTGGCCAACGAGCGCCAGGCGTTGCGGGCTACGCTCTTGCGTGAACAAGCAACGTCTGAAGCCATCGAAGACGGCGAACAGGATGACTCGGATGATGAGGCTTATATACCTGAAAACGACACTTTGACTGGGGGCCTTCCTAGCTTCCGAGAGGAATccgaaaatgaagaagacgaagagcAAGTTATGGCGCGAGAGATTGAGTTTGAACAGGCTCCGGCTGTCCCCCCCGCTCTTTCATCGCCTCCTGTCGAGTTGGCCAGATCTGTCACGGCAGCGACAGACATAGGAGACACGGCGGaatcggaagaaaaagacaacgCGCTTTCCGAAATCCCTATTGGTCCAGTACAGACCGATATCGTCTCAGACGAAGAGACAAACCGACAGGAAGACGACTTGGTCGACTCTGAGGATGACTTTGAAACGCAAGGACGATCGTCTCTAGTTTACAAATCTGCTGCTCCAAATGCCGAAGAAAAATCAGCAGAGGCGCGCATTTTGGCACTCTCGGGCGCACAGGTAGAATCCGACAGCACATCAAATGTCACAGAAGAGCAGGACGAGACGATTCAAGCCAAAGCAGCTTCTCCGGAGAAACCCAAGGGTCCCCGGAACAGTGCGTGGCAGGCAATGCTTCGCAAGGAAGCCGAGCAGCTCAAAAAGAGTaaaagaaacaaaaacgGGTTGGTTGAAGAAGAGgctgacgaagaagaagaggaagagaTTGTTGGTTTGGAAGATTTTGGGTTTAAGTTgcacaagaaaagcaaacaggaggaagacgaggacgatggTAACGACGAAGTCGACGAGGATGATCTAAAGCACGTCGTCGATGATCTCTCTGACGACGAGGGGGACGAAGATGCCGGCAAGAAAGCACGCATTGAAATGCAACAgcaggaagaaaaggaacgTCACAAAGAAATGATGCGTCGAATGCGTGACGGACTGGATGGACGCCGGGGAGGCATTGCTACAGGTGGCGCAGGGGCTAGAGGGATGCACCGATTCGATCAGCTCGTCGCCGCAGATAATAGGGAAAGTGCGAAGCGTCTTGGACTGTTAAATGATGACGAGTTGGATAGTGATAATGAAGAGGGTaacaaggacgccaccgacgacgaagaagatgagaCGGCACTCTTGGATAAGATGTTAAAGGACCGCTTCCTTCATCGCAGTTCAGTTCAGCTCGAAGAAAATTTTTCGGATGACGACAgcgaggacgacgaagaacagTCCTCGTTAAAGGATGGGAGCGGGGAACAAGACGAATTAGAAGAAAAGGAACAAGAGCGTTTGGCCAAACGCTTTGCGAAGAGGGCTCGGATGCAGCGTCTAATCGAAACTTATGGtcacgacgaagaattttcCCAGTCTAAGCTGATCGACGAAGATGCCACACTGCAGATTGAGTTGCAGCAGATGAAGGCGA AACGGATTGGCTCGCAAGAGGAGCCAGTCTTCAATTTCTAG
- a CDS encoding predicted protein: MAKKKVLLMGKAHSGKTSMRSIIFANYLARDTTRLSPTLDVEHHHVRFLGDVMLNLWDCGGQDAFFESYFERDRETIFRSVELLIYVFDIESESPEKDFDHFCGVLEAIEENSPDARIFVLVHKMDLVAPQDRAHVLRERESLVAESCQSCGVQNFAVFGTSIWDETLYKAWSEIVTNLIPNIRLLETHLRNFCRLCDADEVVLFERATFLVIAHAQAADKRTGHFDAHRFEKISNIVKQFKLSCGKAQSSFQGMQVRNSRFSAFIDAFTANTYIMVIVSNPHVQTAATIWNIQNARTHFEKFIPRI, from the exons ATggccaagaaaaaggtgcTCCTCATGGGCAAGGCCCATTCCGGAAAGACCTCCATGCGCAGTATTATATTTGCCAATTACCTAGCCCGAGACACCACGCGTTTGTCGCCGACGTTGGACGTCGAGCACCATCACGTGCGCTTCCTCGGAGACGTCATGCTCAATCTATGGGATTGCGGAGGGCAGGACGCCTTTTTCGAGTCCTACTTTGAACGCGATCGGGAAACCATATTCCGATCCGTCGAACTCCTCATTTACGTCTTTGACATTGAATCGGAATCGCCGGAAAAGGACTTTGATCACTTCTGTGGAGTCCTAGAAGCGATTGAAGAAAACTCTCCCGACGCCCGTATCTTTGTCCTCGTGCACAAGATGGATCTCGTCGCACCGCAGGATCGCGCGCACGTTCTCCGCGAACGCGAAAGCCTCGTGGCCGAATCGTGCCAGTCCTGTGGGGTTCAGAATTTTGCCGTCTTTGGTACCTCCATCTGGGACGAAACCCTCTACAAGGCCTGGTCGGAAATCGTTACCAACCTTATTCCCAATATTCGTCTACTGGAAACGCACTTGAGGAATTTTTGTCGCCTctgcgatgccgacgaagtAGTCCTCTTTGAACGCGCCACCTTTTTGGTCATTGCACACGCGCAAGCGGCGGAC AAACGTACCGGCCATTTTGACGCCCACCGTTTCGAAAAGATTTCCAATATTGTTAAGCAGTTCAAACTCAGTTGCGGCAAGGCACAGAGTTCCTTTCAGGGCATGCAGGTGCGAAACTCGCGGTTCAGTGCCTTTATTGACGCCTTTACCGCCAACACGTACATTATGGTGATCGTCTCCAATCCACACGTCCAAACGGCCGCGACAATCTGGAACATTCAAAACGCCCGGACCCATTTTGAAAAATTCATCCCTCGCATTTAG
- a CDS encoding predicted protein produces MSADASSFLLLSAGASRTPKRRIDSKKSIINLLTSSVEKQNRAMPRQAPPYAPVKPSPTIDDCIRSLRLSDYCQWAGSTIALWGYGFIVGKPARFAIAGMMAGIGFTFGSMVVLQNTRGRLMGYRENSREVKRFGAADPDHVFTAEDLFQPNMDWKKQN; encoded by the exons ATGTCGGCAGACGCTTCCAGTTTCCTGCTACTGTCAGCAGGAGCGTCGCGAACACCAAAACGCAGGATCGACAGCAAGAAGTCCATTATCAACCTTCTGACATCATCAGTAG aaaaacaaaatcgcGCGATGCCTCGTCAAGCTCCTCCGTATGCTCCCGTCAAGCCGTCCCCAACGATAGACGATTGCATCAGGTCTCTGCGGTTAAGTGATTACTGTCAATGGGCCGGATCAACGATTGCTTTGTGGGGTTACGGTTTCATTGTGGGAAAGCCCGCACGATTCGCCATAGCGGGTATGATGGCCGGTATCGGCTTTACCTTTGGCTCCATGGTGGTCTTGCAGAATACGCGTGGTCGATTGATGGGCTACCGCGAGAACTCCCGGGAAGTGAAGCGCTTCGGCGCCGCGGATCCGGATCACGTTTTTACGGCGGAAGACTTGTTTCAGCCCAATATGGActggaagaaacagaatTAA
- a CDS encoding predicted protein, producing the protein SHRKFEAPRHGSLGFLPKKRTKYHSGRIRSFPRDDAAEQPHLTAFRGYKAGMTHVVRGVDRPGALMHKREVVDAVSIVETPPMVVVGVVGYVETPSGLRTLTTVFTEHLSEEFKRRCYKNWYNSKKKAYTKYALKYQKDGGKDIENELERIKKFCSVVRVIAHSQVKKLNLRIKKAHIMEIQVNGGDTAAKVDFAKNLFEKEVTVDSIFAKDEQIDVLGVTRGHGYEGVTTRWGVSRLPRKTHRGLRKVACIGSWHPARVSTTVPRAGQNGYFHRTEMNKKVYRVGKKGDEASCQTDADLTKKSITPMGGFVHYGEVKEDWLMLKGAIVGVKKRPLILRKSLMKHSSRKHLEKIDIKFIDTSSKLGHGRFQTAEEKAKFLGPLASKQNQ; encoded by the coding sequence TCTCATCGTAAGTTCGAAGCTCCCCGTCACGGAAGTTTGGGTTTCTTGCCCAAGAAGCGTACCAAGTACCACAGTGGTCGCATCCGCTCTTTCCCCCGGGATGACGCCGCGGAACAGCCCCATTTGACCGCTTTTCGTGGTTACAAGGCCGGTATGACCCATGTTGTTCGTGGTGTTGACCGTCCTGGTGCTCTCATGCATAAGCGCGAAGTGGTGGACGCTGTTTCTATTGTTGAGACACCTCCTATGGTAGTTGTCGGTGTCGTTGGGTACGTCGAAACTCCCAGTGGTCTCCGCACCTTGACGACTGTTTTTACCGAGCACTTGAGTGAGGAATTCAAGCGTCGTTGCTACAAGAACTGGTACAACAGTAAAAAGAAGGCATACACCAAGTATGCTCTCAAATACCAGAAGGATGGTGGTAAGGATATTGAGAATGAGCTTGAGCGCATCAAGAAGTTCTGCTCCGTCGTTCGTGTTATTGCCCACTCTCAGGTCAAGAAGCTTAACTTGCGCATTAAAAAGGCGCACATTATGGAAATTCAGGTGAATGGAGGTGACACCGCTGCGAAGGTCGATTTTGCCAAAAACttgtttgaaaaggaagtcACGGTCGACAGCATCTTCGCTAAAGACGAACAGATTGACGTTCTTGGAGTCACCAGAGGGCACGGATACGAAGGTGTGACTACACGTTGGGGTGTCAGCCGTCTGCCTCGTAAGACTCACCGTGGTTTGCGTAAGGTAGCTTGTATCGGATCCTGGCATCCTGCCCGTGTGTCTACCACCGTCCCCCGTGCTGGTCAGAACGGATACTTTCATCGTACGGAAATGAACAAGAAGGTGTACCGTGTCGGTAAAAAGGGTGACGAAGCTAGTTGCCAGACCGATGCTGATCTGACCAAGAAGTCGATCACGCCGATGGGTGGATTTGTGCACTATGGTGAGGTCAAGGAAGACTGGCTCATGCTCAAGGGTGCCATCGTTGGGGTCAAGAAGCGCCCTTTGATCCTTCGAAAGTCCTTGATGAAGCATTCTTCACGCAAGCATTTGGAGAAGATCGATATCAAGTTCATCGATACTTCTTCCAAGCTTGGACATGGTCGTTTCCAGACTGCcgaagaaaaggccaagTTCTTGGGCCCTTTGGCTTCCAAACAGAACCAATAA
- a CDS encoding predicted protein codes for YDGFILDQFGVMHNGEHGLEGAPECVEALARQGKKLIILSNSSSLAKDTSARLPKLGFDRDAFVGAVTSGEEASHYIQETYAGKKCLFLTWKSPKTPSPVSVLQKYGNVSISDNVEEADFILLHGCEVMRGPGPDGEASETDLGHFMETGNLEIVDKILKPCLDRMIPMVCANPDFIYVKPDGDVASMPGKIAERYEQLGGSVTSFGKPHKEHFEACVRDLGLPKEKVVHVGDSIYHDIAGANATGISSILVVGGVHREELGIEVGSLPERDALEQLFHTHGETPTHVVPLLKL; via the coding sequence TACGATGGTTTCATTCTGGATCAATTTGGTGTTATGCACAACGGAGAGCATGGCTTGGAAGGTGCACCCGAATGCGTAGAAGCTCTAGCCAGGCAAGGTAAAAAACTAATTATTCTCTCCAACTCGTCATCCCTGGCCAAAGATACATCAGCTCGACTACCGAAACTCGGTTTTGACCGTGACGCGTTTGTAGGAGCCGTCACAAGTGGCGAGGAAGCGAGCCACTATATTCAAGAAACATACGCTGGCAAAAAATGCCTTTTCCTGACTTGGAAGTCACCCAAGACACCGTCTCCAGTCTCGGTTTTGCAAAAGTACGGGAATGTATCGATATCAGACAACGTAGAAGAAGCTGACTTCATCTTGCTGCATGGTTGCGAAGTTATGCGAGGGCCAGGACCAGATGGTGAGGCATCCGAAACTGATCTCGGACATTTCATGGAAACGGGTAACTTGGAAATTGTCGACAAGATATTGAAACCGTGTTTGGATCGGATGATTCCTATGGTTTGTGCCAATCCCGATTTTATTTACGTCAAACCTGACGGCGATGTCGCCAGCATGCCGGGCAAGATTGCGGAGCGCTATGAACAACTCGGGGGGTCCGTTACGTCTTTCGGAAAGCCCCATAAGGAACATTTTGAAGCATGTGTTCGTGATTTGGGCCTGCCCAAAGAGAAAGTTGTGCACGTTGGCGACTCAATCTACCACGATATTGCCGGCGCCAACGCCACCGGAATCAGCAGTATTCTAGTAGTCGGTGGCGTCCATCGCGAGGAGCTAGGTATTGAAGTCGGAAGTCTGCCCGAACGCGACGCTCTGGAACAACTTTTTCACACACATGGGGAAACTCCAACTCATGTTGTGCCTCTGCTAAAGCTCTAA
- the SytB gene encoding predicted protein (putative syntaxin, t-SNARE component, similar to plant Syp41-like proteins) — translation MEAFNGKPSWVTDVDQVEQCLVDLRAQMEDLHKMHASRVGSVFGKDLEDMEGRIESRTREITDQFRVAERILQKVGVATRRAGGEEATVGANVQRSLAKRLQELSVNFRQSQRKYLAEVRTQKSGGLVPGADSRFGIDLHTESSGEFFTTQQLAVVDDLTEAVQSRDTEIVKIAQSIEELGTIFKELAVLVIDQGTILDRIDYNMEAVVDHTKTGIKQLEKAEKHQKNARPLRCIICLSSLIFVLLVILVLKHRPRRGWF, via the coding sequence ATGGAGGCTTTTAACGGCAAACCTTCCTGGGTTACTGATGTTGATCAAGTCGAGCAGTGTCTGGTCGATCTTCGTGCCCAAATGGAGGATCTGCACAAAATGCACGCATCCCGTGTCGGATCGGTCTTTGGCAAAGACTTGGAAGATATGGAGGGCCGAATCGAATCTCGAACTCGCGAAATTACCGACCAGTTCCGAGTGGCCGAACGCATTTTGCAAAAGGTAGGTGTGGCGACTCGTCGGGCGGGTGGAGAGGAAGCCACTGTCGGTGCCAACGTCCAACGGAGCCTCGCCAAGCGACTTCAGGAGCTTTCCGTAAATTTTCGACAGTCGCAGCGCAAATATCTGGCTGAAGTTAGGACTCAGAAAAGTGGTGGGTTGGTTCCGGGTGCAGACAGTCGATTCGGCATTGATTTGCATACAGAATCGTCGGGTGAATTCTTTACCACGCAACAACTAGCTGTCGTGGATGACCTAACAGAGGCTGTACAGTCTCGAGATACTGAGATTGTAAAGATTGCACAGTCAATTGAGGAGCTTGGAACAATTTTTAAAGAACTGGCGGTTTTAGTTATCGATCAAGGGACGATTTTGGATCGCATTGACTATAATATGGAAGCGGTTGTGGACCACACTAAGACAGGCATCAAGCAACTCGAAAAAGCAGAGAAGCATCAGAAGAATGCTCGCCCATTACGATGTATTATCTGCTTAAGCTCGTTAATATTTGTTCTTCTCGTAATTCTCGTTCTCAAACATCGGCCAAGGCGTGGTTGGTTTTAA
- a CDS encoding predicted protein, translating to MKLLFSLAVFLTTLGSTTAFVQKPTSQLFRASSSLWAKKKVFIDGEAGTTGLQVRERLAQREDLEIISIPDELRKDDATRKKLINEADAVILCLPDAASKEAASWVEADNDRTVLIDASTAFRVDDSWDYGFPELSKEQRTAIGKSKRISNPGCYPTGFIGLTRPLVDAGILPEGTALTVNAISGYSGGGKALMNVFENEAHEPWGAYGLSLKHKHTPEMAKYSKLNKQPIFQPAVGTFDQGMVVSVPVHYSWMTEGVSGTKIHDALKQHYEGSKFVEIMPLGEEAVKESGLLERGAFLAPDTLKNTNKLQLFVFANDDDGTCLLMARLDNLGKGASGAAVQNLNLSLGFEETTGLL from the exons ATGAAGCTCCTTTTCTCTCTCGCCGTTTTCCTTACGACACTGGGCTCGACCACGGCTTTTGTTCAGAAGCCAACGTCGCAGCTATTTCGAGCTTCCTCGTCGCTGTGGGCCAAGAAGAAGGTCTTTATCGATGGCGAAGCAGGCACAACGGGTCTACAAGTTCGTGAACGTCTCGCACAACGAGAAGATTTGGAGATCATATCTATTCCTGATGAGCTGCGCAAGGACGACGCCACTCGGAAAAAGCTCATCAACGAAGCCGATGCTGTGATTCTTT gTCTTCCAGATGCTGCTTCAAAGGAGGCTGCTTCCTGGGTTGAGGCAGACAATGATCGTACCGTCTTGATTGATGCTTCTACAGCATTTCGAGTCGATGACTCTTGGGACTATGGTTTTCCTG AGCTCTCCAAGGAGCAACGCACCGCGATTGGAAAGAGCAAGCGCATCTCCAACCCCGGATGTTATCCCACTGGCTTTATCGGGCTGACTCGCCCATTGGTTGATGCAGGAATCTTACCGGAAGGTACTGCACTGACGGTCAACGCTATTTCTGGGTACAGTGGTGGCGGCAAGGCGCTTATGAACGTATTTGAAAATGAAGCTCATGAACCGTGGGGCGCGTACGGTTTGAGTCTGAAACACAAACATACCCCAGAGATGGCCAAGTATTCCAAACTAAACAAGCAGCCTATTTTCCAACCGGCTGTGGGAACCTTTGATCAGGGTATGGTCGTTTCCGTTCCCGTACATTATTCTTGGATGACGGAAGGCGTCAGTGGGACAAAGATTCATGATGCTTTAAAACAGCACTACGAAGGCAGCAAATTTGTCGAGATTATGCCGTTGGGTGAAGAAGCAGTGAAAGAGTCGGGGCTGTTGGAGCGAGGGGCTTTTTTGGCTCCTGATACTCTGAAAAACACCAATAAGCTGCAGCTTTTTGTctttgccaacgacgacgatggaacGTGCTTGTTGATGGCTCGCCTGGACAATCTGGGTAAGGGCGCGAGCGGAGCGGCGGTTCAGAACTTGAATCTTTCTCTGGGCTTTGAAGAAACAACCGGTCTCTTGTAG